The following are encoded in a window of Planctomycetota bacterium genomic DNA:
- the pgsA gene encoding CDP-diacylglycerol--glycerol-3-phosphate 3-phosphatidyltransferase — protein MNIPNKITVSRLVLAIIYFILLYLAGLDTIPEKFDKAIFYAGMVVFSVAALTDVLDGYLARRYNIVTKFGRIADPFVDKVLICGSFIFFVSWPSLKPFISSWMVLVIVFREFLVHGLRTIAESKGISFGSTVWGKQKTFTQCITVIWTLFYLVYMRYTEGQWWSAVLLKSLVWLTLFSTVFSALTYFYKIRKMLREVVDE, from the coding sequence ATGAACATACCAAATAAGATTACGGTATCGCGGTTGGTGCTGGCTATAATTTATTTTATCCTGCTCTATCTGGCCGGCCTGGATACGATACCCGAGAAGTTTGACAAGGCCATATTCTACGCCGGGATGGTGGTTTTTAGCGTTGCGGCCCTGACCGATGTTTTGGACGGCTACCTGGCCCGGCGTTACAATATTGTGACCAAGTTCGGCCGGATAGCCGACCCGTTCGTGGATAAGGTCCTGATTTGCGGCTCGTTTATATTCTTCGTGAGCTGGCCGTCGCTGAAGCCGTTTATCAGCAGCTGGATGGTGCTGGTGATTGTCTTCAGGGAATTCCTGGTGCACGGCCTGAGGACCATTGCCGAGTCCAAGGGTATATCTTTCGGCAGCACTGTCTGGGGCAAGCAGAAGACCTTTACCCAGTGCATCACCGTTATCTGGACGCTGTTCTACCTGGTCTATATGAGATATACCGAGGGACAATGGTGGAGCGCGGTGCTGTTGAAGTCCCTGGTCTGGCTGACTCTGTTCTCCACGGTTTTTTCCGCCCTGACTTATTTTTATAAGATAAGAAAGATGCTCAGGGAAGTAGTGGATGAATAA
- a CDS encoding phosphatidylglycerophosphatase A — protein MGYKLPLMQGTVGTLEAVVLYLAVLNWAPKQVNLWAYGFIVLFTVLSLALGGLAEEYFKARDPRPFVLDELAGFFCAVIFLPATYFYIICAFILFRIFDVWKPFPVRRLQDLPAGVGIVADDLWAGFYANICCQIIRYLI, from the coding sequence GTGGGGTACAAATTGCCCCTGATGCAGGGTACAGTCGGCACCCTGGAGGCCGTGGTTTTGTATCTGGCGGTATTAAATTGGGCGCCGAAACAGGTTAATCTCTGGGCCTACGGTTTCATTGTTCTGTTTACGGTTTTGAGCTTGGCTTTGGGCGGTCTGGCTGAAGAGTATTTTAAGGCCAGAGACCCGCGTCCCTTTGTGCTGGATGAATTAGCAGGATTTTTCTGCGCGGTAATATTTTTACCGGCCACATATTTTTATATAATATGCGCGTTTATCCTGTTCCGGATATTTGATGTCTGGAAACCTTTCCCGGTCAGGAGATTGCAGGATTTGCCGGCCGGGGTGGGCATCGTGGCTGATGATTTATGGGCCGGTTTTTATGCTAATATCTGTTGCCAGATAATCAGGTATTTGATTTAA